A window from Triticum aestivum cultivar Chinese Spring chromosome 6D, IWGSC CS RefSeq v2.1, whole genome shotgun sequence encodes these proteins:
- the LOC123140906 gene encoding disease resistance RPP13-like protein 4, with amino-acid sequence MVLDAFASYVLRMLTEMASEEVHMLLGFRREIDKMDIKLRDLKNFLADSDRRNITNKSVQEWVAQLKRAMYEAADILDLCQLNAMERGMCTADVGCFNPLLFCMRNPSYAHDIGTRIKALNKRLDIIKERSAAFSFIPLGSYEDRSSKVHGSHSGNKRRETSGEFDRSGVVGEKIEQDTRKLVEIMLSEKEGNTNIMVVAVVGVGGIGKTTLAQKVFNDEALNAEFEKTIWLSINKDFNEVELLRTIITQAGGVHGGDQALAVLQPILATTLKGKKLFLVLDDVWNHGAWNDVLKTPLANVVAPGSRVLVTTRDETIARRMKVVPPHHHVDKLDEEDAWSLLKKQLISTEIDDHDIDMLKDIGVQIVAKCDGLPLAVKVMGGLLCQKDKKHHEWEKVLADSIWSISGLPEELNHAVYLSYEDLSSCAKQCFLHYSLLPKTALFVKNEIIAMWISEGFLHETSDDLEELGSMYYKELILRNLIEPNTKYVDQGVCNMHDVVRSFAQFVARDEALAAHCGETNIVSKLGAHEFVRLSLESKASESDGLDWGSLQAKKELRVLISVGNINIKPGDSLVHFPCLRTLHIDSAHVAALLESLHELKHLRYLSLQNTDMPSLPDSIGKMKFLQYINLRGCRQLVKLPGSIVKLRQLRYLNFSRTNINGTPRGFCVLTNLRILYGFPAQQDGDWCSLEELGPLSQLKHLELDGLENITASSSAAKAKLADKVHLTILFLNCGSILGDDGLIKEEDCVSEEAQQQIEKLFDELCPPSRLETLYIRGYFGQRLPRWMISSLDVPLKNLRILFIADLAYCTQLPIAIKLVGPDFLQAYHHHSPRPSQMVAAFPRLHEMNLIGMVEWEEWEWEKQVQAFPVLQQLMLARCKLKCLPPGLASQARALNKLIIYYVQGLISVENFPSLVELKLAINLDLERITNLPRLQKLTIQDCPKLRALEDVPALQRLILTNKDTETLPKYMGSINPSHLELYCSLALLASIATRQSGPEWDKFRHVEHVKAYACEGDNSRKWYVLYTANPYSLETNVNLSAFMSRGTLTSFEDTQRFESVFKLTRKTFSYICSLVYVPSLEDMNSYTFDDGRLLSLEDRVAIALKRLYSSEPPETIGSSVSVSESTVLLVSERFVDAVYKRAKNHGRWPDSSKMDNIKSMFDKIHNMHNCCGVICTTHIPFGPNWDCEKNDSILVQLVIDPEMRFRNIWWGPISSMNQSSILHESNLFNECEEGGYLNGSKLKVALDGSEVGEYIIGDAGFPLLPWLLTPYQEEDLSDSKAEFNRRHNAATTCALKALASPKRRNSSKEVRQLAKEDAVRARDLLSQYFLTSMSSESGVGLADLEVAATGSGDEGKEQKAQTRASKEERRDCDHDIIT; translated from the exons ATGGTCCTGGATGCCTTTGCGTCCTACGTGCTACGCATGCTGACGGAGATGGCAAGCGAAGAGGTGCACATGCTGCTTGGATTCAGACGCGAGATTGACAAGATGGACATTAAGCTTAGGGACCTCAAGAACTTCCTCGCCGACTCTGACAGGAGAAACATCACCAACAAGAGCGTGCAAGAGTGGGTGGCCCAGCTCAAACGTGCCATGTACGAAGCTGCTGATATCCTCGACCTCTGCCAGCTCAATGCCATGGAGCGTGGTATGTGCACTGCAGATGTGGGGTGCTTCAACCCCTTGCTCTTCTGCATGCGGAATCCCTCCTATGCCCACGACATCGGCACCCGCATAAAGGCGCTCAACAAGAGGCTCGACATCATCAAGGAGCGAAGTGCTGCTTTCAGCTTCATCCCTCTTGGTTCCTATGAGGATCGCAGCAGCAAGGTCCATGGCTCTCATTCTGGCAATAAGAGACGTGAAACGTCAGGAGAGTTTGATCGGTCCGGTGTAGTCGGAGAGAAGATCGAACAAGACACAAGAAAGCTGGTTGAGATCATGCTGAGTGAAAAGGAGGGCAACACCAACATCATGGTAGTCGCCGTTGTTGGGGTTGGTGGAATCGGCAAGACCACTCTTGCTCAGAAGGTCTTCAACGACGAAGCCTTGAATGCAGAGTTCGAGAAGACGATATGGTTGAGCATCAACAAGGACTTCAACGAGGTTGAGTTGCTCAGGACAATCATCACACAAGCGGGGGGAGTACATGGTGGTGATCAGGCGTTGGCTGTGCTTCAGCCAATCCTTGCCACCACCTTGAAAGGGAAGAAGCTATTCCTGGTGCTGGATGATGTGTGGAACCATGGAGCATGGAATGATGTGCTTAAAACACCCTTGGCTAATGTTGTGGCTCCAGGTAGCCGAGTCCTCGTCACTACTAGAGATGAAACAATAGCTCGAAGGATGAAAGTTGTGCCTCCCCACCACCATGTGGACAAATTAGATGAGGAGGATGCCTGGTCATTGCTCAAGAAACAG CTAATATCAACTGAGATTGATGATCATGACATTGATATGCTCAAGGATATTGGAGTTCAGATTGTAGCAAAATGTGATGGTTTGCCTCTTGCAGTCAAAGTAATGGGAGGTCTATTGTGTCAGAAGGACAAAAAACACCATGAGTGGGAGAAGGTTCTGGCTGATTCTATATGGTCAATATCTGGACTGCCCGAAGAGCTAAACCATGCAGTATATTTAAGCTATGAAGATTTGTCTTCTTGTGCCAAACAATGCTTTCTGCACTACTCACTTCTCCCTAAAACTGCTTTATTTGTTAAAAATGAAATCATTGCGATGTGGATTAGTGAAGGATTTCTTCACGAGACCTCGGATGACTTAGAAGAACTCGGAAGCATGTACTACAAGGAGTTGATACTGAGGAATCTTATAGAGCCAAATACGAAGTATGTTGATCAAGGTGTTTGCAACATGCATGATGTTGTACGCTCATTTGCTCAATTTGTGGCTAGAGATGAGGCACTAGCAGCTCACTGTGGAGAAACTAATATTGTTAGTAAACTTGGTGCACATGAGTTTGTTAGGTTATCTCTAGAAAGCAAAGCATCAGAATCAGATGGGTTAGACTGGGGTTCTTTGCAAGCAAAAAAGGAATTAAGGGTACTAATATCAGTTGGCAATATAAATATCAAGCCTGGAGATTCTTTGGTTCATTTTCCATGCTTACGAACTTTACATATAGATTCTGCGCATGTTGCAGCATTGCTTGAATCTTTGCATGAACTCAAGCACCTGAGGTACTTGTCCTTACAGAACACTGACATGCCTAGTCTGCCTGATAGCATTGGAAAGATGAAGTTCTTGCAGTACATTAACCTTCGTGGATGCCGGCAACTTGTGAAACTTCCAGGCAGCATTGTAAAATTAAGGCAGCTAAGGTATCTGAACTTCAGTAGAACAAATATAAATGGCACACCTAGGGGTTTCTGTGTTCTAACAAATTTGAGAATACTATATGGGTTTCCAGCCCAGCAAGATGGTGATTGGTGTAGTTTGGAAGAGTTGGGTCCTCTTTCTCAGCTCAAGCATCTTGAATTGGACGGATTGGAGAATATAACTGCTTCCTCATCTGCAGCAAAGGCAAAACTTGCCGACAAGGTGCATCTTACTATTCTATTCTTAAATTGTGGTAGTATATTGGGAGATGATGGGCTGATTAAAGAGGAAGATTGCGTGTCTGAGGAAGCGCAACAACAAATCGAGAAGCTATTTGATGAGCTCTGCCCTCCGTCCAGGTTAGAAACTCTTTACATCAGAGGATATTTTGGCCAACGGCTCCCAAGGTGGATGATTTCATCACTAGATGTGCCCCTCAAGAACTTAAGGATTCTGTTCATTGCCGACCTAGCATACTGCACACAGCTTCCTATTG CCATCAAGCTTGTTGGACCCGATTTCCTGCAGGCCTACCATCACCACAGTCCTCGTCCTTCCCAGATGGTGGCTGCATTTCCAAGATTGCATGAGATGAATTTGATAGGAATGGTGGAATGGGAGGAGTGGGAGTGGGAGAAGCAAGTGCAGGCCTTTCCTGTCTTGCAGCAACTTATGCTAGCGCGGTGCAAATTGAAATGTCTTCCTCCTGGCCTTGCCTCCCAGGCAAGGGCTTTGAATAAATTAATCATATACTATGTCCAGGGTCTCATCTCTGTAGAGAACTTTCCATCTCTGGTCGAGCTGAAACTGGCTATAAACCTTGACCTCGAGAGGATCACTAATCTTCCGAGATTGCAGAAGCTTACCATCCAAGACTGCCCAAAGCTGAGGGCACTAGAAGATGTTCCTGCACTCCAGAGGCTCATACTCACAAATAAAGATACGGAGACACTCCCAAAATACATGGGAAGTATAAACCCAAGTCATTTGGAGCTATACTGCAGCCTAGCACTACTCGCTTCCATAGCCACGAGACAATCTGGCCCTGAGTGGGACAAGTTCAGGCATGTCGAGCATGTCAAGGCATATGCATGTGAAGGAGATAATTCAAGGAAATGGTATGTCTTGTACACAGCTAATCCCTACAGCTTGGAGACAAATGTCAACCTCTCTGCTTTCATGTCTAGAG GAACCTTAACTTCTTTTGAGGACACACAAAGATTTGAGTCTGTCTTTAAACTGACAAGAAAAACCTTTAGCTACATCTGCAGCTTGGTTTATGTGCCGTCATTGGAAGATATGAACAGCTACACCTTTGATGACGGGAGGTTACTGTCTTTAGAAGACCGAGTAGCCATTGCTCTGAAAAGGTTATACTCTAGTGAGCCACCGGAGACCATAGGATCCTCTGTCAGTGTGAGTGAGTCAACTGTCTTGTTGGTAAGTGAGAGGTTCGTTGATGCTGTGTACAAGCGAGCAAAGAACCATGGGCGCTGGCCAGACTCCAGTAAAATGGACAACATCAAATCCATGTTTGACAAGATCCACAATATGCATAACTGCTGCGGTGTTATATGTACAACTCACATCCCATTTGGACCAAACTGGGACTGTGAGAAGAATGACAGCATTCTAGTTCAGCTCGTCATCGATCCAGAAATGAGGTTCAGGAACATTTGGTGGGGACCGATAAGTAGCATGAACCAGTCAAGCATTTTGCATGAATCTAATTTGTTCAATGAGTGCGAGGAGGGCGGTTACCTGAATGGCAGCAAGCTGAAGGTGGCATTAGATGGATCAGAAGTCGGGGAATACATAATTGGTGATGCAGGGTTCCCTCTTCTCCCGTGGCTACTCACACCTTACCAGGAAGAAGACCTCTCAGACTCCAAGGCGGAGTTCAATAGGAGACACAACGCAGCCACAACCTGCGCTCTGAAGGCGCTGGCAAG CCCCAAGCGGAGGAATAGCTCCAAGGAAGTGCGCCAGTTAGCAAAAGAGGATGCTGTGAGGGCGAGGGATTTGCTGTCACAATACTTCTTGACCAGCATGTCATCCGAATCTGGAG TTGGCCTGGCGGACCTTGAAGTCGCTGCCACAGGCTCAGGCGATGAAGGCAAGGAACAAAAAGCACAGACAAGAGCATCAAAGGAAGAGAGACGTGATTGTGACCATGATATCATTACCTAA
- the LOC123140905 gene encoding serine/threonine-protein phosphatase 7 long form homolog isoform X2, with protein MKYDERYTQYIERLGLLPFIQLVTRSTPNMNPCAITALVDRWKPETHSFHLRTGEMTVTLQDVSMILALPIEGIPVCFSTDAANRRDRMFDLIGAVPAVPDDPTKYRVPAGATYVWIAEHFSQCPGDASEEMFKQYTCAYLWYVISRTLFADGGGRTAPWMWLKALSGWDSKQSWGSAALAYLYRQLDEACCRHKDDASIGGPLVLLSVWMWEHFSVGRPKVIRYGAWDDHDNPLRQPTWGYKWDKVSEFNGDQKRMYIDYTNEFDALTAEQVTWQPYGPQDNFAFILDFQLNPKCTEESHLWQMRCPLICLYAVEHHLPQRVMTQFGLFQDTPPEWKDTNIVIHGLDKMKQKKIKNWESYHEKYIKKWNYLVKVANNNRQVHRQVHDEAAFYKYLQWFLSESRVELCPPAYDESILLGIVAEF; from the exons ATGAAATACGATGAGCGGTATACACAGTACATCGAGAGGCTAGGACTCCTTCCATTCATCCAACTTGTCACTCGGTCGACGCCAAACATGAACCCTTGTGCTATCACCGCGCTTGTTGACCGATGGAAGCCGGAGACACACAGTTTTCACCTCCgaaccggggagatgaccgtgactcTTCAGGATGTTTCGATGATCCTTGCACTTCCCATCGAGGGAATTCCTGTCTGTTTTAGCACTGATGCTGCTAACCGGCGCGATAGGATGTTTGACCTTATCGGTGCGGTTCCTGCAGTGCCGGATGACCCAACTAAATACAGAGTCCCCGCTGGTGCGACTTATGTTTGGATCGCAGAACATTTTAGCCAGTGCCCCGGCGATGCTAGTGAGGAAATGTTCAAACAGTATACATGTGCATACTTGTGGTATGTGATCTCAAGGACTCTTTTTGCTGACGGTGGTGGCAGGACCGCTCcgtggatgtggctgaaggcgttatCTGGTTGGGATAGTAAACAGAGCTGGGGTTCAGCGGCACTGGCCTACTTGTACCGTCAG TTGGATGAGGCGTGTTGTAGGCACAAAGATGATGCCAGCATTGGTGGTCCGTTGGTCCTACTTTCGGTTTGGATGTGGGAACACTTTTCAGTTGGACGGCCGAAAGTGATCCGTTACGGCGCTTGGGACGATCATGATAACCCGCTACGACAGCCTACATGGGGGTACAAGTGGGACAAGGTTTCGGAGTTCAACGGCGACCAAAAGAGAATGTACATAGACTACACCAATGAGTTTGACGCGCTAACCGCCGAGCAG GTGACATGGCAGCCATATGGACCGCAGGACAATTTCGCTTTCATCCTCGATTTCCAGTTGAACCCGAAATGCACAGAGGAATCACATCTTTGGCAGATGCGGTGCCCATTGATATGCTTATATGCAGTCGAGCACCACCTTCCACAACGTGTGATGACTCAATTTGGGTTATTTCAGGATACACCACCGGAGTGGAAGGACACGAATATCGTGATTCACGG CTTGGACAAAATGAAGCAGAAGAAGATCAAGAACTGGGAGTCATATCATGAAAAGTACATCAAGAAGTGGAATTACTTGGTGAAGGTGGCTAATAATAACAGACAAGTACATCGCCAAGTGCATGATGAAGCTGCATTTTACAAATATCTTCAATGGTTTCTTAGCGAGTCTCGTGTGGAGTTATGCCCGCCGGCTTATGATGAGAGcatattgttggggatcgtagcagaattttaa
- the LOC123140905 gene encoding serine/threonine-protein phosphatase 7 long form homolog isoform X1 → MTLLSEHYDKNHRGRLMAEERQVFFPLRLRAHEASSNKMKYDERYTQYIERLGLLPFIQLVTRSTPNMNPCAITALVDRWKPETHSFHLRTGEMTVTLQDVSMILALPIEGIPVCFSTDAANRRDRMFDLIGAVPAVPDDPTKYRVPAGATYVWIAEHFSQCPGDASEEMFKQYTCAYLWYVISRTLFADGGGRTAPWMWLKALSGWDSKQSWGSAALAYLYRQLDEACCRHKDDASIGGPLVLLSVWMWEHFSVGRPKVIRYGAWDDHDNPLRQPTWGYKWDKVSEFNGDQKRMYIDYTNEFDALTAEQVTWQPYGPQDNFAFILDFQLNPKCTEESHLWQMRCPLICLYAVEHHLPQRVMTQFGLFQDTPPEWKDTNIVIHGLDKMKQKKIKNWESYHEKYIKKWNYLVKVANNNRQVHRQVHDEAAFYKYLQWFLSESRVELCPPAYDESILLGIVAEF, encoded by the exons ATGACACTTCTCAGTGAGCATTACGATAAGAATCACCGTGGGCGACTTATGGCGGAGGAGAGGCAG GTCTTTTTTCCACTACGCTTGAGGGCTCACGAAGCTTCATCCAATAAGATGAAATACGATGAGCGGTATACACAGTACATCGAGAGGCTAGGACTCCTTCCATTCATCCAACTTGTCACTCGGTCGACGCCAAACATGAACCCTTGTGCTATCACCGCGCTTGTTGACCGATGGAAGCCGGAGACACACAGTTTTCACCTCCgaaccggggagatgaccgtgactcTTCAGGATGTTTCGATGATCCTTGCACTTCCCATCGAGGGAATTCCTGTCTGTTTTAGCACTGATGCTGCTAACCGGCGCGATAGGATGTTTGACCTTATCGGTGCGGTTCCTGCAGTGCCGGATGACCCAACTAAATACAGAGTCCCCGCTGGTGCGACTTATGTTTGGATCGCAGAACATTTTAGCCAGTGCCCCGGCGATGCTAGTGAGGAAATGTTCAAACAGTATACATGTGCATACTTGTGGTATGTGATCTCAAGGACTCTTTTTGCTGACGGTGGTGGCAGGACCGCTCcgtggatgtggctgaaggcgttatCTGGTTGGGATAGTAAACAGAGCTGGGGTTCAGCGGCACTGGCCTACTTGTACCGTCAG TTGGATGAGGCGTGTTGTAGGCACAAAGATGATGCCAGCATTGGTGGTCCGTTGGTCCTACTTTCGGTTTGGATGTGGGAACACTTTTCAGTTGGACGGCCGAAAGTGATCCGTTACGGCGCTTGGGACGATCATGATAACCCGCTACGACAGCCTACATGGGGGTACAAGTGGGACAAGGTTTCGGAGTTCAACGGCGACCAAAAGAGAATGTACATAGACTACACCAATGAGTTTGACGCGCTAACCGCCGAGCAG GTGACATGGCAGCCATATGGACCGCAGGACAATTTCGCTTTCATCCTCGATTTCCAGTTGAACCCGAAATGCACAGAGGAATCACATCTTTGGCAGATGCGGTGCCCATTGATATGCTTATATGCAGTCGAGCACCACCTTCCACAACGTGTGATGACTCAATTTGGGTTATTTCAGGATACACCACCGGAGTGGAAGGACACGAATATCGTGATTCACGG CTTGGACAAAATGAAGCAGAAGAAGATCAAGAACTGGGAGTCATATCATGAAAAGTACATCAAGAAGTGGAATTACTTGGTGAAGGTGGCTAATAATAACAGACAAGTACATCGCCAAGTGCATGATGAAGCTGCATTTTACAAATATCTTCAATGGTTTCTTAGCGAGTCTCGTGTGGAGTTATGCCCGCCGGCTTATGATGAGAGcatattgttggggatcgtagcagaattttaa